A region of Shinella sp. PSBB067 DNA encodes the following proteins:
- the virB10 gene encoding type IV secretion system protein VirB10 encodes MSKIDFDHLDGQSSVASDRNGRLGKLALPVLLVVGVGVLAYVNWPTEPQNPSLSEGSGESFETSNSSIRDFPDEPVKQAADPNLVQIPVAEKKPVDSADVDVTVNQGDDLEKLRQIEEARRRAEEERLLMEEARRRAEENARLAELEAKRREEEEKARWERLRSEQIVLDGSNRETLSGDQAVTIADDGQLVAVPGAESDANKAFLAQSEKQTAGIVKATRFDRKDALVAQGTMIRGFLETAINTDLPGMVRAVVREDVRSLDGGRILIPKGSRLVGEYKSGLARGQKRIFIVWSRVIRSDGVSVEIASPGADRLGRAGLTGEIDTHFWERFGSAIMLSVIRGAAEYVSALGDTAAESARSISTVDPITGAVTTITTEPSRTAAEARSIAAEKSSAVLQDIANEAFKESSKIPPTIYVAQGESIIVYLRRDLDFSAFYADPVRQEMMRLKRGGHIRRNVDPTPYYPIAPVYK; translated from the coding sequence GTGAGCAAGATTGACTTCGACCATCTCGATGGACAAAGCAGCGTGGCGAGCGACCGCAATGGTCGCCTCGGCAAGCTGGCCCTTCCGGTCCTGCTCGTCGTCGGCGTGGGCGTCCTGGCGTACGTCAACTGGCCGACCGAACCACAGAACCCCAGCCTCTCCGAAGGCAGCGGCGAGAGCTTCGAGACTTCGAACTCCAGCATTCGCGATTTCCCCGACGAGCCGGTGAAGCAGGCGGCAGATCCCAACCTGGTGCAGATTCCCGTCGCGGAGAAGAAGCCGGTGGATTCCGCCGATGTCGACGTCACCGTCAACCAGGGCGACGATCTCGAAAAGCTGCGGCAGATCGAGGAAGCGCGCCGCAGGGCTGAGGAGGAGCGGTTACTGATGGAAGAGGCTCGCCGGCGCGCGGAAGAAAATGCCCGTCTCGCAGAGCTGGAGGCCAAGCGCCGGGAGGAAGAAGAGAAGGCGCGGTGGGAACGGCTGCGCTCCGAGCAAATCGTCCTCGATGGCTCGAACCGGGAGACGCTATCCGGGGACCAGGCGGTGACCATCGCCGACGATGGCCAGCTCGTCGCGGTCCCCGGCGCGGAAAGCGATGCCAACAAGGCGTTCCTCGCCCAGTCGGAAAAGCAGACGGCAGGCATCGTCAAGGCGACCCGCTTCGACCGAAAGGATGCGCTGGTCGCCCAAGGCACCATGATCCGTGGCTTCCTCGAGACGGCGATCAACACCGACCTGCCCGGCATGGTGCGCGCCGTCGTGCGCGAGGATGTCCGCTCTCTCGATGGCGGCCGCATCCTCATTCCGAAGGGCTCGCGGCTGGTCGGGGAATACAAGTCCGGCCTGGCACGCGGCCAGAAGCGCATCTTCATCGTCTGGTCCCGTGTCATCCGCTCGGACGGCGTCTCCGTCGAGATTGCCTCCCCTGGCGCCGATCGTCTCGGTCGCGCCGGGCTCACCGGTGAAATCGACACGCATTTCTGGGAGCGTTTCGGGTCGGCGATCATGCTGTCGGTGATCAGGGGCGCGGCCGAATATGTCTCGGCGCTGGGCGATACCGCCGCGGAAAGCGCTCGCTCGATCTCCACGGTCGATCCGATCACCGGCGCGGTGACGACGATCACCACCGAGCCGAGCCGTACGGCTGCTGAAGCCCGCTCGATCGCCGCCGAGAAATCGTCGGCCGTCCTCCAGGACATCGCCAACGAAGCCTTCAAGGAAAGCTCGAAGATCCCGCCGACGATCTATGTCGCGCAGGGCGAGTCGATCATCGTCTATCTCAGGCGCGATCTCGACTTCTCCGCCTTCTATGCCGACCCCGTCCGGCAGGAGATGATGCGGCTGAAGCGCGGTGGCCATATCCGGCGCAATGTCGATCCGACGCCCTACTATCCGATAGCGCCGGTCTACAAATGA
- a CDS encoding TrbG/VirB9 family P-type conjugative transfer protein: protein MMRKSLLALAALTLLATATASPAADPRIRYITFNNNAVVTVPAGLGVSTMIQLGSSEVIETISAGDTASWSIVPKKGSGILFVKPLRENAETNVNIVTNQRVYALLLKGSAAADLRAAFQVRFKYPDEDVNARLLAAAQESAKDPLLKDLDPNRLNYDYVFKGDTSLKPRVAFDDGTHMYLEFQGDIPAIFVVEGKRQESFVNLRTQGKYVVVDKIAAQFTLRAGDKWLCLYNRQANRQSFDIIEDAYGPKRLGHKEERQR from the coding sequence ATGATGCGGAAATCCCTCCTCGCTCTTGCAGCGCTCACGCTGCTCGCCACCGCGACCGCCTCGCCGGCGGCCGATCCCCGCATCCGCTATATCACCTTCAACAACAATGCCGTCGTCACCGTGCCGGCCGGTCTCGGTGTCTCCACGATGATCCAGCTGGGCAGCTCAGAGGTGATCGAGACCATCTCCGCCGGCGACACCGCGAGCTGGTCGATCGTGCCGAAGAAGGGATCCGGCATCCTGTTCGTGAAGCCCCTGCGCGAAAACGCCGAGACGAACGTCAACATCGTCACCAACCAGCGCGTCTATGCCCTGCTCTTAAAGGGCTCCGCAGCAGCCGATCTGCGAGCCGCCTTTCAGGTGCGGTTCAAGTATCCTGATGAGGACGTAAATGCCCGGCTGCTGGCTGCCGCGCAGGAGAGCGCCAAGGATCCGTTGCTGAAGGATCTCGATCCGAACCGCCTGAACTACGACTATGTGTTCAAGGGCGACACCAGCCTGAAGCCGCGCGTCGCCTTCGATGACGGCACGCATATGTATCTGGAGTTTCAGGGCGATATCCCCGCGATCTTCGTGGTCGAAGGCAAGCGACAGGAGTCGTTCGTCAATCTGCGCACCCAAGGCAAATATGTCGTCGTCGACAAGATCGCGGCGCAGTTCACCCTGCGCGCCGGCGACAAGTGGCTGTGCCTTTATAACCGGCAGGCCAATCGCCAATCCTTCGACATCATCGAGGACGCCTACGGGCCGAAGCGCCTCGGCCACAAAGAGGAGCGCCAGCGGTGA
- a CDS encoding virB8 family protein: MTNEDAAANTPETPPIDLTAYWKAGASWEAELYRKERRSRKIAWTVATVAGISTLLSLSALNLLVPLKQFEAVVVIADKTTGFVEVARSLNESKLSENDAIKTANIVRYIRARETYDPRALKDNYDLAQLYSTGQAAADLRHEFEPSNPQSKDKLLGRDTRIAVTIKSVSFLNSSTATVRFSTETRRDNTLRREHWVSVVRFRYTTAPLKNEYRFDNPLGFQATEYRRDQESLPEVLPADKAVR; this comes from the coding sequence ATGACCAACGAAGACGCCGCCGCAAACACGCCCGAAACACCGCCGATCGATCTCACCGCCTATTGGAAAGCCGGCGCATCCTGGGAGGCCGAACTTTATCGCAAGGAGCGCCGATCCCGGAAGATCGCCTGGACCGTCGCCACCGTCGCCGGCATTTCCACGCTGCTCAGCCTGTCGGCCCTCAATCTCCTCGTTCCCTTGAAGCAGTTCGAGGCCGTGGTAGTGATCGCCGACAAGACCACCGGCTTCGTTGAGGTCGCCCGTTCCCTGAACGAGAGCAAGCTTTCCGAGAACGACGCCATCAAGACCGCCAACATCGTCCGTTACATCCGGGCGCGGGAGACCTACGACCCGCGGGCGCTGAAGGACAACTACGATCTCGCCCAGCTCTACTCGACCGGGCAGGCCGCGGCCGACCTCCGCCACGAATTCGAGCCGTCGAACCCGCAGTCGAAGGATAAGCTGCTCGGCCGCGATACGCGTATTGCCGTCACCATCAAGTCGGTCTCGTTCCTCAATTCCTCCACGGCGACGGTGCGCTTCTCGACCGAAACCCGACGCGACAACACCCTGCGCCGCGAGCATTGGGTCTCGGTGGTTCGCTTCCGCTACACGACCGCGCCGCTGAAGAACGAATACCGTTTTGATAATCCACTCGGCTTCCAAGCCACCGAATATAGACGCGACCAGGAATCGCTGCCCGAAGTCCTGCCGGCGGACAAGGCGGTGCGATGA
- a CDS encoding type IV secretion system protein, with product MAATTIISDIFAKLDGIGETFIKNAYDGLALQVNVLFGSMLTLYVIWWGYMILAGRDGFSVPEAAWRLGRAFAIYYMATNWGAFSATLYQLVQSVPNLISDTIIESIAGSGGALDGGTGDTTGVVKILDAVFETAGKIYEQVATGTFEYVGALIGAIVFVVAMIFIAVAAAAILAAKLMLFITLALAPVFIILALYRWTFRFTDGWLLLMVNLMVTQTLMMAFLAFLYQLIELAINTANNTATESKLSYVAPFVIVCLLGIVVFRFIPAFAAAITGGTAPGQGDVPFQGGRESLRRTGYQLSNRAQILRTGLGRRRTSGDVQAARARAIQRETERNGQF from the coding sequence ATGGCAGCGACCACGATCATTTCGGACATTTTTGCCAAGCTCGACGGCATCGGCGAGACGTTCATCAAGAACGCCTATGACGGCCTCGCGCTTCAGGTGAATGTCCTGTTCGGGTCGATGCTCACCCTCTATGTGATCTGGTGGGGATACATGATCCTTGCCGGCCGCGACGGCTTCTCCGTGCCGGAGGCGGCCTGGCGGCTCGGGCGCGCCTTCGCCATCTATTATATGGCCACGAACTGGGGGGCGTTCTCCGCCACGCTCTACCAGCTGGTGCAGTCCGTTCCCAACCTGATCTCCGACACGATCATCGAGTCGATCGCGGGTTCCGGTGGTGCGCTCGATGGCGGCACAGGCGACACGACCGGCGTCGTGAAGATCCTCGACGCCGTGTTCGAGACCGCAGGCAAGATCTATGAGCAAGTGGCGACCGGCACTTTCGAATATGTCGGCGCGCTGATCGGTGCCATCGTCTTTGTCGTCGCCATGATCTTCATCGCCGTTGCCGCTGCCGCGATCCTTGCCGCCAAGCTGATGCTGTTCATCACGCTGGCCTTGGCGCCGGTGTTCATCATCCTGGCGCTCTATCGCTGGACGTTCCGCTTCACCGACGGCTGGCTGCTGCTGATGGTCAACCTGATGGTGACGCAGACCCTGATGATGGCCTTCCTCGCCTTCCTCTACCAGCTGATCGAGCTGGCCATCAACACCGCCAACAACACGGCGACGGAAAGCAAGCTCTCCTATGTCGCGCCCTTCGTGATCGTCTGCCTGCTCGGGATCGTGGTGTTCCGGTTCATTCCGGCCTTTGCAGCCGCAATTACCGGGGGCACAGCGCCAGGGCAAGGCGATGTCCCCTTCCAGGGAGGAAGGGAATCTTTGCGGCGTACCGGATACCAACTCTCCAACCGAGCGCAGATTCTCCGAACTGGCCTCGGGCGTCGCCGAACATCCGGCGACGTTCAGGCAGCACGGGCGCGTGCGATACAGCGTGAAACCGAAAGGAACGGGCAATTTTAG
- a CDS encoding type IV secretion system protein — protein sequence MNKLLVVTAALAFSTPALADIPVIDNTNLAIAKKNAENTGEIMKTNTNILEKTKEILGALSGSRDGSMGISSTGLGGNMSVSAAPSFSSIMNGGTLSFGGLGSDAQNIAATLINGLQLVKQVKAIVEGEDAGAMNNAFSGAVNTVALLSALTQQATKGVTQREQSLQSATGQIGSAEDVKGSVDANTRMQLETARTINELIGVSNGAVSALNTEMQMRLTQQSETAKMLQYKDINPFK from the coding sequence ATGAACAAGCTTCTCGTCGTCACCGCCGCCCTCGCCTTCTCGACGCCGGCCCTCGCCGACATTCCGGTGATCGACAACACCAATCTCGCCATCGCCAAGAAGAACGCCGAGAATACCGGCGAGATCATGAAGACCAACACCAACATCCTGGAAAAGACCAAGGAGATCCTCGGCGCGCTGTCCGGCAGCCGCGACGGATCGATGGGCATTTCCTCGACCGGCCTCGGTGGCAATATGTCGGTCTCGGCCGCGCCGTCCTTCTCGTCGATCATGAACGGCGGCACGCTATCCTTCGGCGGTCTCGGCTCCGACGCGCAGAATATTGCCGCGACGCTGATCAACGGGCTGCAGCTCGTCAAGCAGGTCAAGGCGATCGTCGAGGGCGAGGACGCCGGTGCGATGAACAATGCCTTCTCGGGTGCCGTCAACACGGTGGCGCTGCTCTCGGCGCTGACCCAGCAGGCGACGAAAGGCGTGACGCAGCGCGAACAATCGCTGCAATCGGCCACCGGCCAGATCGGCTCGGCCGAGGACGTCAAGGGCTCGGTTGACGCCAACACCCGCATGCAGCTGGAGACGGCGCGGACCATCAATGAGCTGATCGGCGTCTCGAATGGCGCGGTCTCGGCGCTCAACACCGAGATGCAGATGCGGCTGACCCAGCAGTCGGAAACCGCCAAGATGCTGCAATACAAAGACATCAACCCGTTCAAGTGA
- a CDS encoding transglycosylase SLT domain-containing protein produces MRRAIILLLSATMAGAPAPAAWADIPVIDDDVKDKRAEDEEHSKKDTETQTDQLEEQEVTNCNISQKEKNRRLYRSPAQAVKEDAKNVELIKHYAEKYNVPVGLALSVAHAESGISTCSGSPTGVKGVMQLTKRTGKGMGFDRDINEENIEGGVKYLGMGVNKCGSTDYDCLASWYNGSTAAEQKNWAGKVGRNHTWFNAYAGGSNIEDIASPSYKSYVDYGSGATRSSNSAAAGAVDRAVSGIDASSARVQEAGRRIDALSASVGASGIYQDAWDDNTQARAVNAELLNNLITARNLFNELLQARMQMLLSKTSETAKTLKSDSKVNPYSCDPVILEAMKVPREDWPRCAVVAAADADSEILSSGGTDRSVNDNLSSIQNAANAAD; encoded by the coding sequence ATGCGTAGAGCGATCATTCTTCTGCTGTCCGCGACAATGGCCGGAGCGCCGGCGCCGGCGGCATGGGCAGATATTCCTGTCATCGATGACGATGTGAAGGACAAGCGCGCCGAGGACGAGGAGCACTCGAAAAAGGACACGGAAACGCAAACTGACCAGCTCGAGGAGCAGGAGGTCACCAACTGCAACATCTCCCAGAAGGAGAAGAACCGGCGGCTTTACCGTTCGCCGGCGCAGGCGGTGAAAGAGGATGCCAAGAACGTCGAACTGATCAAGCACTATGCCGAAAAGTACAATGTCCCGGTGGGTCTTGCGCTGTCGGTGGCGCATGCGGAGTCCGGGATTTCGACGTGCTCGGGATCGCCGACCGGCGTCAAGGGCGTGATGCAGCTGACGAAGCGGACCGGCAAGGGCATGGGCTTCGACCGCGACATCAACGAGGAGAATATCGAGGGCGGCGTCAAATACCTCGGCATGGGCGTCAACAAATGCGGCAGCACCGACTATGACTGCCTCGCCTCCTGGTACAACGGATCAACCGCGGCCGAGCAGAAGAACTGGGCGGGAAAAGTTGGACGGAACCACACCTGGTTCAACGCCTATGCCGGCGGCTCGAATATCGAGGACATCGCCTCGCCCTCGTATAAATCCTATGTCGACTATGGCTCGGGAGCGACGCGCAGCTCGAACAGCGCCGCAGCCGGCGCGGTCGACCGGGCTGTCTCGGGCATCGACGCGAGCTCGGCGCGCGTCCAGGAGGCAGGCCGGCGTATCGATGCGCTGTCGGCCTCCGTTGGCGCCTCCGGGATCTACCAGGATGCCTGGGATGACAACACACAGGCCCGCGCCGTCAATGCCGAGCTGCTGAACAACCTGATCACCGCCCGCAACCTCTTCAACGAGCTGCTGCAGGCACGCATGCAGATGCTGCTTTCGAAAACATCCGAGACCGCCAAGACGCTGAAGTCCGACAGCAAGGTCAATCCCTATAGCTGCGACCCGGTCATCCTGGAGGCGATGAAGGTGCCGCGCGAGGATTGGCCGCGCTGCGCCGTGGTCGCGGCCGCCGACGCCGACAGCGAAATCCTGTCGTCCGGCGGCACGGATCGCTCGGTCAATGACAATCTTTCATCCATCCAGAACGCCGCCAACGCGGCCGATTAA